The genomic segment AATATTGCTGAAAAGCGTCCCGACAACCCTCAAATTTTAATTCACATTGATCTTCATAGGTCTGACTGTGGTTATTGCTGGCAAAGGAAATCTCGACCAAACAGCGTTTTTTGTCCTGCACCAAGATCTGCTTAATCACGACCTTGTCTCCTACACTCAGAACATAGCGTCCGCCACCGATAATCGCCAATCCTTTTTCATCTTCTAACAGCAGATCTGAGTGATATAAATACTTCACGACGTCCATATTATTGTTCTCCTCAAGGCTTTGGAGTTAAATTCATTATTCAATATAAAGATAAGCATTTCTATATTTTATATTTAGCAATTGTCACAAATTATATTTAATGTTGCTTAGGCTATTTTTATTATTAGAAGAATATTCTTATATCTATAAACCACTATTTAATTTGAATGAAGATTCCTTAGTTTGCTTTATTTAGATATAAAAAAACCGTTCCTTAGAACGGTTTGTAATCTGGCATTTTATCATGCGGTGTGGTGATACATTTTTCAGTAAACTCAGCACGGACTTTCTCACGGGCTGCATCTACATCGGTCTTAATTTCCTGTTCCGGAAGTGCATAAACTTCATCGATAATATTCAGGATAAAACCGCGAGTAATGTCATCATCGATCTTGTTGGCATGCTCAACAGCCTTTTCTTTCTCGATCGCATTCTGACGATCCAGCATAATGGTCCGTGCAGCATTCCCCACACTACGACAATAGCCATGCCACTGCTCTTCAGGGGTTAAAGGTTTTTTCTCTGCACAACCGACCAGAGCAACCATCAGCGATAAAGCAAATAACTTTTTCATGAATTTCTCCTTCCGAGAGGCACTATAAGAGATCAGCACAGATTTGTCATTTAAAATGAAATTTCTACTTATTCTTATTGATACTGCCTGCCCGAAAGTATCATTTCATATCTTAGCCACAACTTGCCTGAACTACTTTCTTAGTGGCTGGATCTACAGTGACCGTCACACGCTCTTCACGATAATCCATAGTGACAGGCTGGCCAGGTGCAACCATGCGTACCATTTGAGCTTTGGTTTTTTCTTTGATTTGCGCTTCAGTTAAATTGGATTGACCCACCAGTGCAGCCGCCTGATCAGCGATACATTTAGGCTGGTTTGCGCGGAAATATTCCCACTCTTCGACCACTTGCCCATTTTTTAAATGACAATAGCCCACTTCTTGCCCATTAGTTTCATTACGGATCTCTAGCTTTCCACCTTGATTAATACAATAGGCACTCGCTGGATTCGCTGTTCCTAATGATGCTGAGTTTGAGTCAGTCGACTGGGTCGTACTACAGCCAGCAAGGAGGATGGATGCAAATAATCCGGACAAACCAGATAAAATTATTTTTTTCATGAGCGGTATTCTTCTAAAGGAATTCGCCTTTAATGTAGCATATTCCACTTATAGCGTCAGATCTGAAAAGGCTTGAGTGTTTGTAATTCTGTAAAAAGCGGCAGGATTATTTCTTAATATCATTAGGTTTAATCCCATTTAAGTTCTCACTATTTCCTATGATTTACTTTAACCAATAATCAACCTTCAAAAGTGGTTTCTTTTTTCAAATAGCCAAAATTTAGTTTTAGTTAACTATTGGAATGGCTTAAAGATGACAATGTCATTACATTATTATACAAAGTGTTTATTACCCTTCATCAACCAAGCATTACTCTAATATTTTGTTTTTAGATTATTAAATTAATTATTGCCCAGCTTCTTTGTCCTTGCCTTTTTTATGCACGAAGCTTGATGTTTGTACTAGCGGCCATATTGCTTTAATATTTGATTGAATTTTAAACTTTATCTCGGCATGCAAGACGATCTCCAGCTTTCTTTAAAAGAATACCTTTCTACGGTTCAGGAAGTGGTTAAAATCACTTTCGATACACCGGTGTGGGTCAAAGCTGAGATTCGAAATTTAAATATCAAAGCTGGCCATTACTATCTGGAACTGGCAGAAAAAGATCCTGACAATGATCAGGTCATTGCCAGTTGCCGGGCCACCATCTGGAAATTTGCTGCACAGAAAATTGTGACGCAATTTGAACGTGAAAGTGGTATTGAGCTAAGCCGGGACCTTAAGGTTTTAATCAAAGTCAAAGCCAGCTTTGATCCGCAATATGGGTTTTCCTTAAATATTACAGAGATTGATTCTGGATATACCTTGGGTGATATAGCCCGACGTTATCAGCAGATTGTAGAGAGACTGACAACCGAAGGTCTGATTGATCGCAATAAAAATCTGCCTACACCTTTTGACCTCAACCGGATTCTGGTGATTGCTCCGGAAAAGGCTGCAGGTCTGGGCGATTTCAAGAAAGATGCTGATGCTTTACAAAAAGCTCAGGTATGCGAATTTATCTATCACAGTGCGACCTTTCAGGGAAATACGGCAGCGCAAAGCATCATGCAAAGCTTGGCACAAGCTTTAAAGCAGTGGGCACAAACTTATCATAACGCGCCTGACCTGATCGTAATCATCCGTGGCGGTGGTGCAGTCAATGATCTGGCTTATTTAAATGACTATGCATTGGCTGCCCTGCTCTGCAAACGTTCAGTTCCCGTCTGGGTTGGTATTGGTCATGAAAAAGACAGGACGATTCTGGATGAAATTGCTCATCGTTCTTTCGACACACCAAGTAAAGTGATTGCTGGAATTCGCAATCATGTCGTCGAGCTGACGCAAGAAGTTATAAATAACCTGCAAAGTATCCAGAGACTTTCTCAACAGCAAATTCAAGCTTATCAAAGCCAGAATGAGCAATATCTAAAGCTAATCCAAAATTTGGCCAATCACCAGATTATGAATGCCTTGCAACGTTTAGAGCAGCTCAAGTCCAACACCTCTAACCTTGCCCAGCAACAGACCCAACTGATTAACCAGCAGCTAGATGCCCTGATGCGGGAAACACTGCTGCAAAATCCCAAACATGTTTTGTCCAAAGGCTATGCCATTGTGCGCCAGCAAGAACATGTGGTTCGTTCAATCCATCAAATTGATGTCCAACAACCCGTTCAGGTTGAATTACACGATGGCCTATTTTCAGCACAACTTACGCAGGTAACTCCCCATGAGTCATGATACTTTGAGCTTTCAAGAAGGCTATGACATCTTGAAAAAGAATGCTGAATTACTTGAATCTCAGCAAGAACCAGATATTGATAATCTGATGAAAATCGTTGAAGAGTCTATGCAGGCGTATAAAGCCTGTAAATCCCGAGTGGAAGCCGTTCAGAATGCATTGAACGAGACATTCAAGGATTAATTTTATTAAATACCTTAAATCAGTATAGGCTGATGATTTAAATAGCTTAGGCTATTTTGAAATCTCTTCCCTATAAAAAAGCCCTCACTGAGAGGGCTTTTTATTAGATTAGAACCGCCAGTTATAGAACAAGTCAATTGCACGTTCTAAAGACTGACTGGCTTCCAGATATAAACGCTGATTCATTTGATAACGTAAAGTCAGCTTGTTCACTGGGGTAAATACGCCAACCCCATAACGGATATACAAGTCTGGCGTAATATAACCGGTTACAGACACCTGAGTATCATCCCCTGTGCCCTGTGCATCCAGTGCCAGACCACTCAAGCCAAAGCTACGACCAATCTGGTTGGTCAAGGCACGCGTACCACCCAGGCCCAGACTGATCCCTGCGGCTGCAATGGTGTTGTTTACATCAGATCTGAAGCCTTCCGCCTGACTTAAACCTGAAGCCCCCTCATTGATACGACCTGTAATTAAGGCATTCAACGCTTCCTGTTCAGACAGACCAGCATCGTTATACACCTGAATGGCAGGACTTGAAGCTGTACCTGTAACACGCACACCCACCGTGCTGCCTTGAATGGATTTATTGGCATCAATATCTAGGGTTGGATTGGACAATGGACCATTAAAACGTGCAATCGCACGGTTCAGATCCAGACTTTGTCCATAGGCTTCAATTTTCACCCGTTGTGATACCCCGATCGCCCCATTGGCACGCATCGCAGATTCCATACCACGTTGCGTCAGATTGACACGACCTAAGAGTGGTATACGGCTGTCAAAGCCCTGGAAGATCACCTGATTTCCTAACGACACTGCAACATCTGCGCGAATATCCCATGGACGTGCCGCTTTCAGAATGGCGAGCTGGTCATCTCCTTCACGTACAACACGAACATCAGAAGACAAGCCCACGACAGGTTCAGAGGCTTCAGGCATGGAAATCAGTGCACGAGGAACATCGACCTTGCCACTCAAGCTTAATTTTTTATTGAACGGATACATATCCAAGGTCAGGTCAGGCGTAACCACTGCAGTAATCAGCGGTGCCTGACGAATCAACAGATTTTCGCCCTGAAGTTTGAGCTGTACGCGTGGATCACCTTTCCAGTCTACAGAGCCGGTTAATTTACCAGCGCCACGGCCACTGTTAAATGCACCATTAATAGTCGCGGTATTTTGGCGGACTGATGAATAGAGCTGCACATTGGTCAGATTGACTGGCAATGAAATCATGCTGATCGCCCCGTCCTTAACCCGAATTTCACCTTCAAGTAATGGATCGGTTAACGTTCCGCTAATTTTACCTGCATAAGACAAGGTACCATCCAGATTACGCACATCCTGAATGAATGGCTTAAAGACCTTCAGCTGAACCTGGTTAAAGGCAATCTCGCCACGCATTGGTTTATTGTCACGATATGGATCAATAATCACATTGGCATAGCCAGTACCAATATCTGGTGTTTTCACATCCAGACGAATCTGTAGACCGGCAGCCACGCTTTTTGCGACCAGCCCCACTTCATCATATTTTAAGGTCGAGCCTAAATATTCCGGATCATCAGAAGATAAGCCGATCACCCCATTGCGGGTTACCAGACGTGCATCAATTTTCGGTTTAGCACCTTGTGCCCAAGCTGCCTTGGCATAACCATTCACTTTACCGGTTAATGCTATGCCTTCTGGCAGGAAGGCACTAAAGTCAGCCAGATCCAGGTTACGGGTAATAAATGAAGCACTACCTCGAGTTTTATTCACTCGAATTGGCTGATCAAAGCAGAGCTGGCTTTGCTGGCTCATCCAGCAATGAGCGCCAACAAACAGATCCGACTGTGCAGTGTTATAAATCACAGCTGCATTTTGACGCTGCACCAGATGGGTACGCAGTGAGTCGAAATCACCGCGCTGGATCTGGCCTAACCAATTATTTTGTGCATTAAAACCACCTGCCAGCTGAACAAAAAATTTAGACAGCTTGTTTTCAGCCTGAACTTGCAGTACATGCGCGGCGCGCGTTCCAGCTAGTGAAACTTCACCACGTACAATCTGTCTATTGCCACTACG from the Acinetobacter sp. YWS30-1 genome contains:
- a CDS encoding I78 family peptidase inhibitor, with the protein product MKKIILSGLSGLFASILLAGCSTTQSTDSNSASLGTANPASAYCINQGGKLEIRNETNGQEVGYCHLKNGQVVEEWEYFRANQPKCIADQAAALVGQSNLTEAQIKEKTKAQMVRMVAPGQPVTMDYREERVTVTVDPATKKVVQASCG
- the xseA gene encoding exodeoxyribonuclease VII large subunit; amino-acid sequence: MQDDLQLSLKEYLSTVQEVVKITFDTPVWVKAEIRNLNIKAGHYYLELAEKDPDNDQVIASCRATIWKFAAQKIVTQFERESGIELSRDLKVLIKVKASFDPQYGFSLNITEIDSGYTLGDIARRYQQIVERLTTEGLIDRNKNLPTPFDLNRILVIAPEKAAGLGDFKKDADALQKAQVCEFIYHSATFQGNTAAQSIMQSLAQALKQWAQTYHNAPDLIVIIRGGGAVNDLAYLNDYALAALLCKRSVPVWVGIGHEKDRTILDEIAHRSFDTPSKVIAGIRNHVVELTQEVINNLQSIQRLSQQQIQAYQSQNEQYLKLIQNLANHQIMNALQRLEQLKSNTSNLAQQQTQLINQQLDALMRETLLQNPKHVLSKGYAIVRQQEHVVRSIHQIDVQQPVQVELHDGLFSAQLTQVTPHES
- the xseB gene encoding exodeoxyribonuclease VII small subunit encodes the protein MSHDTLSFQEGYDILKKNAELLESQQEPDIDNLMKIVEESMQAYKACKSRVEAVQNALNETFKD